The Suricata suricatta isolate VVHF042 chromosome 4, meerkat_22Aug2017_6uvM2_HiC, whole genome shotgun sequence genome includes a region encoding these proteins:
- the ZIC2 gene encoding zinc finger protein ZIC 2, with the protein MGAFKLNPGAHELSPGQSSAFTSQGPGAYPGSAAAAAAAAALGPHAAHVGSYSGPPFNSTRDFLFRSRGFGDSAPGGGQHGLFGPGAGGLHHAHSDAQGHLLFPGLPEQHGPHGSQNVLNGQMRLGLPGEVFGRSEQYRQVASPRTDPYSAAQLHNQYGPMNMNMGMNMAAAAAHHHHHHHHPGAFFRYMRQQCIKQELICKWIDPEQLSNPKKSCNKTFSTMHELVTHVSVEHVGGPEQSNHVCFWEECPREGKPFKAKYKLVNHIRVHTGEKPFPCPFPGCGKVFARSENLKIHKRTHTGEKPFQCEFEGCDRRFANSSDRKKHMHVHTSDKPYLCKMCDKSYTHPSSLRKHMKSPLVSPPGFCLAGP; encoded by the exons ATGGGCGCCTTCAAGCTCAACCCAGGCGCGCACGAGCTGTCCCCCGGCCAGAGCTCGGCGTTCACGTCGCAGGGCCCCGGCGCCTACCCCGGCTCtgccgccgctgccgctgccgccgccgcgcTCGGGCCCCATGCAGCGCACGTCGGCTCCTACTCTGGGCCGCCTTTCAACTCCACCCGGGACTTCCTGTTCCGCAGCCGAGGCTTCGGGGACTCGGCGCCGGGTGGCGGGCAGCATGGGCTGTTTGGGCCAGGAGCGGGCGGCCTGCACCATGCGCACTCGGACGCGCAGGGCCATCTGCTCTTCCCCGGCCTCCCGGAGCAGCACGGGCCACACGGCTCTCAGAATGTGCTCAACGGGCAGATGCGCCTGGGGCTGCCCGGCGAGGTGTTCGGCCGCTCGGAGCAGTACCGCCAGGTGGCCAGCCCGCGGACCGACCCCTACTCAGCGGCGCAGCTCCACAACCAGTACGGCCCCATGAATATGAACATGGGTATGAACATGGCAGCGGCCGCagcccatcaccaccaccaccaccaccaccctggtGCCTTTTTCCGCTACATGCGGCAGCAGTGCATCAAGCAGGAGCTCATCTGCAAGTGGATCGACCCTGAGCAGCTGAGCAACCCCAAGAAGAGCTGCAACAAAACTTTCAGCACCATGCATGAGCTGGTGACCCACGTTTCCGTGGAGCACGTCGGCGGCCCGGAGCAGAGCAACCACGTCTGTTTCTGGGAGGAGTGTCCGCGCGAGGGCAAACCCTTCAAGGCCAAATACAAACTGGTCAACCACATCCGCGTGCACACGGGCGAGAaacccttcccctgccccttcccggGCTGCGGCAAGGTCTTCGCGCGCTCCGAGAACCTCAAGATCCACAAAAGGACCCACACAG GGGAGAAGCCGTTCCAGTGTGAGTTCGAGGGCTGCGACCGGCGCTTCGCCAACAGCAGCGACAGGAAGAAGCACATGCACGTCCACACCTCCGATAAGCCCTATCTGTGCAAGATGTGCGACAAGTCCTACACGCACCCCAGCTCGCTGCGGAAACACATGAAG TCCCCTTTGGTCTCCCCTCCCGGCTTTTGTCTTGCAGGTCCATGA